The nucleotide sequence aaacacacgcacacatgcatgcacacacacacacacacacacacacacacacacacacacacacacacacacacacacacacacacacacacacacaaatatgtttgtcttgtttcatgTAATTAGTCCATATTATGCATCCAAGCTGAAGCAACCAAATATAGTCATAATTCACCAAATATGCCTTTTAAAATTGGACATGCTAGGAACATTACAGGAACCTTTAGTTGGTTTGTTCAGTTTGGGACAAACCAACAGTGGTCGAATAGTAAATTCATTCAAAGTACAATTTTATGTCGCTtaattttacttgtaatggaaaATAGTAATTTTTACCGCTACTTTATTAATTAAAGGGTTTGCTTATATCTTATATCACTGCTGCtcaagtttttatttcaaacagtAGGGGGCATTGTTCACCTGTGTAAAGGATGATGGAGGTGTAAAGTCTCACTGAGAGTCCAAACAAAATCTTTAAGTGCAATATTTAGTGCTTTaagtttgctgtttttattttaaagtctcACATCGTCCCCAGAAATTGTTCTACTGATCAGTGGAAGAGAAGAACCATCACCCATTACCAttgtatacactaccagtcaaaagtttggacacaccttctcattcaatggtttttatttcattattgtagattaatactaaagacatcaaaactataaaagaatatatatggaCTTATgtcataaacaaaaaagtgctaattttcagtattaatctacaatgtagaaaataatgcaaataaataaaaagcattgaaggAGAAGGTGCCTCCAAATTTATGACTGGTAGtgaatgcagaaaaaacaaaacaaaaactgtgtctAAAGCTGTCCAAGTTGACTTGTCTAGGTTCAAACTAGAGGACAGAGAAAGCcaacaaatattcacatttgacaagtaggatttttaaaaaagtaaccTCAACCTTATAGTGCATCACACAAGTCCACAAAGACTACACTAAAATGGTTTAAGCACTAGGCACCATTCCAGTCCATTCAGCTCAAGTATTCTCAATTGCACTTCAGCAACATCTAAGTCAAGAGGAGTGCTGTTGAGGAAAATATTCCCAGATGCACTATTATTATCAGTCTGGAAATAAGAGAGGTGCTTTACATTGAGGACGCCATAAAGGATATTAAAGGTAGTGACAGAATGCAAAGAAAGCTTAGTCACATACGTGTGGATCTTCTACAGTAAATGTCAGTGTGGATCTCCGAAATGCCAAGAGAGGAATGGAAACAGGAGAGGGTGAGAGGGCTTCAGCTTGTCTCTGAGGTATACTATCACAGCCGTAAGGATAACTACAGAACGTGTGTATTTATAAGCAGTGGTGTATACAGAGTAGTGTTTACATTTATTGCCGGGCAGAAGTCTCTCAGTAAGAATTCTATGTGACACAGGGACACGGGATATACTAAGGATGGaaataaataatggaaaaatgtctaAGCAGACAAACTGAACTGACCTGTGGTGAGTTGCagacatttaaaagtaaaattacttGGTATTGTCTGGCAGATAAGCTTTCTTGCATTGATCTGTAAAGGTTTCAGGTCTGTTAAATTTGCATTGATTTCACCATCGTAGTCATGAAGCCAAGCGACGTCCACAGAGTCTCATAAACTCACTAGGTGGCAGCAAAGGAAGGATTTTCAACCTGTTTCATTACTCAGAAACACTACACTGTGCCCGCTGTGCTCTACCACTAGAGTGAACTCGAGTTTAACTGTACCTTTGCAGCAGATTCTCTTAACCCTGCTCTAATAAATGCCAGCAACTCTTATCTCAGATGTATCCTTCCAGCTCCTATCCATAACATAGCAAAACATCCACGCAACATAACTACCAAGCTCATATTTCACAAAGATATTGACAATTGCATTACTGCTGAAGGGATAATCCACCGTATGTTGAGCTAACTAATTCaattaaatgtgacatttagatGAAGCATAACATGACATAAGTGAGTGCAACAGTAAGTATTTAATTTCACATAAGATTGCATAAAAGGGCTTATAGGTTTCTGAATGAAACAGATGTCCACTTGGTGGCTGCTTTTCTGCTACACTTGTAAAATCTAATTCAATCTGAGGCAGCAGCTCATccataaattctacttttacaacaataataatgttcAAAACTGACTGACACGTTCACGTGGCATTGAATTGTCTTTGTGACACTTGTTTGTTGTCTAAAGGTAAAATAATTATAGCACTATGATTAAAGAGGATTTCCACTAGTTGCCAAATTTGTCTGTGTCATAAGAAGCGGCTGAGAGTCCACTGTTCATGAAATTTGATGCTGATGCCACAATACAACAACATCGTTGTGAAGCTCCTCATGTTGGCAGCTTGTGTATTGTGTAATATAGAACTTGCGCTGAATATTTTTAACTGCTGTCATGTATTGCAGACCTGATTAGGTTCAAGCAACAACACTTTTAAACAACCAAAATCTGGGCATTCCTTTTAAAACGGCTGTAGGAATGCAGATTAGTATATATCTGATCACATTTATCAAGAAAGTCTAATCTATAGTGCATAAAACCTTCTCCCACATAGGTGCTCTTTACCTGCTGTGGTTCATTTTACAGCTCTTTGTGCATCTCAGTGTATAAACTATACAATGGAGACACTTGAAAATGATATTTCACTCAAAAGACggagaaaaatacaagaaatacgGCCCTAATATGCCAGAAAATACTTTATGATATTGCCAATTAGCCTTTCTTGTGAGACATTCTATGAGGACAATGAGATTATCGAGTAATGTAGGCTATTAAGTGTTGCTGATCCACCAGCTGCTGCCCTCTCTTCTGAAGACAGCCCAGAGTTTTTGGTGGTATTTATAGTATTAGTTAGGCGATCTGTTTAATAAGGAGTAATGAACAATAACACAGCTAGTGtttcaaagaaatgaaaaacagaactCAAAATGCAGTAATTATTTTCTGTAGTCTCGTCCCATTTGCATGCAATAAGCCACTAAATGATGATGAATATGTGATATTCAGCCTACATAAAATAATCATATGCTagtagtccaatgttttccacCAACACCAAATCAGCTTCTGATGCAGCATAACCATGGCAACGTCTAGCATCTTCAAGGCATCTTATATATAAGTCTTAGCAAATCAAGAAAAATGCTGCAAGAACTGAGCTTTGGTTCTGTAACAATACAATTAAGTTCATTTCAAGGGACTAGAACAAATCTAAATACAACAGAATTGTGCTAAAAGGTTGAAAATCGTCTGTGGCCCATCTGACAGATCATTAAACATTACAACAGACTCCAAATACCAACAACTGCGACAATGCAAAATACTGTTCCTGGATAGTAATTCATACAGAAAGAACCTACCAACAACAATTGCAACTGCTGCTATTACTACCGGGTTAATAGtcaagttacatttttttgagaATGCCAGTATGTGCTCGTGTCTTTTAGCTAATGTTTGAGTATTAGTTTACATGCCCAGCAGTTTTGTACCTGAAACGCAGATGCCCTGTGTCTCCTCCTGTAGCAGAGCACATCACACAGCCGACGCCAGAAGTAGGAAACAACCAGACACATGCTGTCGACAAGCCAAATGTTCCAGACTGTGACACAGCTAGCCATGGCTTTCACTTTACTCTTCATCCTTCCTCAGCAACTTCTTCTTTACCTATCTTTAACTACAAAGGGCCTCTTGGAGCTTAGAGAGAGCCGTCTCAAGTGGAGGGTTGGAAGAGCTGACAGCAACTTCTCAGGGTGAGTACTGCCCAAACCTTAATACTACACTATCCTCCATAGCCTCTGTTAATTCAGTCTACTCCCCCACACCAATCAGCACTTGCAACCAAAGGACGAATGGTCTGTCCTCATGACAAAAGAGTGACAGGTGCCGGCAAAGGGTGTGTGAGGTACAAGCTCTCTGTCACTCTATCAAGTCAATCCATCTTCACATGGAAGCAAGCCTTTAATTTTATATGCTTTTTATCCCATATCCTCCTCTCATAAACTATGTGGACCACAGTCCAAAAGCAGAAGAATGTGCAACACAGTACTGGCTGTGAAAACTGAGAGAATCGTGAGAGGGGGTCAAGCCTTGCTGTCAACACAGATACTTGGATATAGTGTAAATAAATAGCCTGTGCTATTAGATTACTGCCACAAATGTCACATGGACTATCACATGAGGGCTTCCACACCATAGTCGCAACTGCGGTAAATTTATAGAAACTTTTAGTCTTTGCACACCTATATTACTTCATCCAATGTAAACACAACAGCCATTAATTTATAGAATAACTACTAAATGTCAATCCAAAAGAACTTCTAAGGAGTAGTGCAAAGCTGGTATCACTGAGGCCTTTAAAGCCCAACAGCACAGTCTTCGTATATTGCGCCACAAATACACTTTGGGTGTGAAACACATAAAAGCCATAATGCCAAGAATGCATCATCTCGCCACCCATGGCCGGTCACAGCTACATGTAGCATGTCTGGAAAACTCCCAAACCTCGTCTGGCTTCACCACCAGGTCTGCCAACAACAATAATGAGATCACTTTTGGATGGGAGCTATGTTCTCACTACTCAAATGGATCTAATGGCTgctatgaagaaaaaaaaaaaggcaaaattgcTCTTTGATTACTCACAATGTCTCAGTTTGTTTTATAGTTcttatgtttcagctgcagtatGTGATTAATTGAATCCCAGACTACttgttttacacttttttgGCACTTCTTAGTGTTAAATTCAGCATATCCAAAGTCATATCCATCACCTCTCCTTAATTTTGCCACTTGTGCAGCATGGTAAGTTGGCATTAAACGTATTATCATATTTTGCCACTTTATTTTCTAATAAATATCAAAAGGACTGTTTCTGATGATCTGTAATATCATATATAATGGAATGGAATAAGGaataatcattaaaaataacCGAGAAATCTGTACTAGTTGTATTATTCAGAGTAGATTTTGAAATAGTTTTGTTCATAATTTGAGCTAATTATGTATTTTAGCATTGTCGGCTGGTGCTCCTAcatatttaaaggaaaaagcaTAATAAGAAAATATAGCATAGCATGAGTATCTTTTAAATGGAAATTATGAACTTCATGGATACCTCCATTTCAAACTTCATCTCCCAGAAGCAGCGCATGTTGTTCACCTTCTCTAAATAGGGAATTAAGACCAGCTTGGTCATGTTTCAACTGCTGGCACATTGATAAACTGACTTGAGCTTGGTCTTTCTCCCTGAGGGGGACACTTGACTGCAAGCCCTTTCCTTTCTGAGCTTTCTCTCTATCTTTCCGGCCTCGTTGGCCTCTCCGGCATGTTTCTCTTGGCCAGGTCTTTTATCTGAGcagaaaaggagagaaagacagacgaAAGTTGTGGTAAAGGACCAATAAAGTTTGTAAGAAAATGGCACCATTAAGAATTATTATGtatatgtattttcttttcctttaagTACTAAATTATCTATACAACCTGattaaatttcttttaaaaattactatatttATTTAGGAATGTAATTTTCAGTTGTTACAGGTTATTATTTATACATACTATTTTCAATGCAGCCTCTTAATTAATGTAttcctttttattatttacttctTTGTTATTCAATTACCAAACCTCATTTAAACCTACCAGCCTGTGTAATTTAGGATAATATAGATCAATAAACATTACATTAACATAAGAACCCAGAGGTCCTATGTGATCACCACTTAAGTTTCAAGTTTTGTGCTAAAATTACACTTAATACATAGCATGAGTAACACTGGTGATAATGACAATATTCATCACTGTGAGTCCTATGCAAAGGTCCCTAATCAACAAAATCTATTTCTAACTTAACGTTAATTGAATGACCTAAGAGACTTATTTATTAAAACTCAGATACATTCAGGTACAAAGGCCTCATTTACAACATCCTAAGGAAAATAAATTATGCAGGCACAAAAAGAAACTTGGACaaccacaaaatattaaaacaaaaagttagtaaaacaacaaaaacccatTATTTAGAGCAATGAAGTTTTCAAAATAGATTAACAATGAGATTAAATTTAAGCCCTTAATTACCCATAGAATAAAAATGAGTCAAGCTTTAGATCATTCTGCAGGTTATTCCCGGTTGCAGGTGCCCAATGAGTAAAGCTCAGTAAAAACATCTGCCACCTGCAGTGTAATCCAATCATTTGAATTAAAAGACGGTAACGAGGTAATGTAAGGTAGTGAAACACGATTAGGAACTTCAGCAAAGGGCTCACAGTGATGAGTGTTGTAATTATTACCAGAAGTTAATCTGATAAACAGGGTCCAAGGGCTCATGAGTCACTAAGGCATGTATAAACATATCACCAGAATCCAGTGTTGACTGAAAAGCTGCTGCAATTAGTGACTTTTGTACAATGCAGTGGGAAACATATTTTATGGCTGTTAAACATctaatgaaaatgtgaaaaggaGCTTAAATATCCATCCTGTGTAGACAGATATAAACTTGGAtataatgaatatatatatatatatatatatatatatatatatatatatatatatatatatatatatatatatatatgtatatatatatatatatatatatatatatataatagtaaTTGTGacatctggattttttttaatctttttgaaATCTTTGTATTAATGAAATAGCGGGTCATAATTGCGAATTAAAATCTCacgttaatttatttatttattatgaacGTAATGTGCTGCCATAGCAAACATACTGTATAAAGGGACCAGAAAAAGCCAAATGACCGACCGTCTCATCGGCACGTAAACGCACACAGATATGAAATAAATCAAAGGAAGTCCACGGAAAATGTTGAATGGACATAATTATATATTTGCATTCATTCTGCTAGCTTGTTAGAAAAAGGATGTCGCGTCTGGTTTACGTGTGGAGCTTCAATTTGGGTCATAAACAACTTTAATAACTTTTATATCGAAGCTGTGTTTTGGTCACGTGACTACAGGTCAAAAGTTGAGCGGGTAACAACAACATGGCGTCCGACATGACAGACGCAGCTCCGGACTCGGTGCAATGTCCCGTTTGTTTCAAAGACTTCACGGCCGGTACAATTAACGGACACCTCGACGTGTGTCTGCTGAAGAGCGACACCGACAGCAGTCCGTCCACAGCACACGACAGCGAACCTCCGGTAAAGAAAACTCGCATTACTGCGGAGACTGCGGCCAccacctcctcttcttcctcctcctccatgttttctctgtttcacaCCAACAAGGGGAAAGTGTCAGTTCAAAATGAACGGAACGGTTTGTTTACAAGTAAACAAAGTCCCTCTGGGTCTGGCAACAAGGGGGTGAAACGTTTACTGACTGAGGCTGAGCTCGGAGCAGAGCCTGCGAAGAACCAGCAACTTGGGCAGACTGTGAAGGCAGCTCATGATTTGTCTCCCCGGACGTTGTTCACTGTAGACAAACCTCTGGCGGACACACTGAGGCCCAACACCCTGGAGGAATACTTCGGTCAAAGTAAAGTTGTAGGTCAACAAACGCTCCTCCGCTCACTTCTGGACTCCCAGGAAATCCCGTCTCTCATCCTGTGGGGACCACCGGGCTGTGGAAAGGTGTGGAGCCGACAGCGGAGATGAAGCATCCGGTGTGGTGCAGCATCTCTACTGTTTTTTACTGTGTCCTGTTCCATATGTGAAGTAGATGATTACTTGTGGTTACACTGTCTCTGAATTAGATGTTCCTTTATCACTGAAGCCCCACCAGCTCCAGGGATGCAACTAATTATTTTCGGTATTAGCTAATAAATTGATCATGACAATTTTTTAGGTTAtacaattacagaaaataatccACCCAGTAGATTTGTCAGAAATTCCTGTTGGTTGCTTTCCTGTCTATCCAATAATCCTTTAAGCTCTCATGTAATGCATCCTTCTGATGTTGTTATTACCCCAAATAGCTATTACTGAAGCTTAAAAATATGAACAGGATTATTTTTGTAATGGGTTAATCTTTTGATCTATTTATGTTTTCATCTAGGGTAAGGTAAATAGTAATTCTGTTCATTATTGTTTTAACTGCCAATTATTTTGTCTATTAATGAATGCCTTTGGCCATGAAGTGTTATAAAATAGTGACTGCAGTCTGATATAATGTTCAACAGCTCAACAGGATCTGTTcaaattacttattttatttcaataacTTTTCCATACAGTCAGTTTACAGTTTgttcttaaaaagaaaaatgtcacattatttcatttgaGAAACTTTGTAAGCAGTAAAGGTTTGACAGTTTTGCTTGAAAATGGACATGACTGTCAAAATCAACTGATTGACTAATCATTATTTGATCtttaaaatgcaagaaaataacAGAGCTGTGTAAATTATTGAAAGTAAGGGAAGGAATAAAAGATGTAGAATTCTCATATAGTATGTTAGAATATTGCTGAAAAATATATCTTTCAGTAACTGGATAATTGTAACTTTCAGAGGTCAAGGTCAGGTTACTCttattacaaagaaaaaatagaacCACATTATTAAACATATTCTCGTGGAACATTTTATaataattgtttaaagatgtgGAGTAGAATGACATTTCAGCTGTTGCATTGCAAGCATAAAGATAACTAGTACATAACTGTaccatgttttttgttttattcttcagCAAAAACTTGAAATAGAAGTGAATGACATAAAACTTTTAAGCCCTGTTGAAAGAGTGAGTTAAGAAGTCTGTGGCAGTGAGCTCTGTACTTGTAACTGTTCTCTTTATCGGGTGTGAACAAACATGTTAATGATTTCTTAAGTATGCCAGGCTACTAGCATGGATTGTTGTGTTGCAGCTCGCCATCCTCAGACTTTGTCAACATGCTTTCCGAACACTTTACCTCTTTAACTCGCCCTGTCATTTGTCTTCCAGCGCTCAGGTTTCCCCATTGAATGGTTATTTTTGGAGTTAGAGATTGCAGTGAAGAGATTGACAAGACACTCAGAGGAAGGTGTATTATGTGACCTGCCTCTccttcacacatttttttcaaatagtttTGTTTGTGATTTGTTGTCTTTCAGACCACTCTGGCCCACATTATCGCCAGCAACAGTAAAAGGAAGGGAACGGCCCGGTTTGTTACACTGTCTGCCACCAGTGCATCCGTCAATGACGTCCGAGAGACGATCAAGCAGGCGCAGAATGAGCTCCGACTGTGCAAGAGGAAGACCATCCTGTTCATTGATGAAATCCACCGCTTCAACAAATCCCAACAGGTGGAGTATTGAGCCAGAAAAGTAGTCTGATTACAGTTTGTGTCCGCTTTAGATACAAAATCCATCCACTGGTCAAAATAACTATTGGGGACACAATGACATAATCTGTACGTCATACTACAGGTAGTCAAGTAATGTTTGGATTCATCCTCCATTTTTTCACCACACATATGAAGTAACACCAATGTCTGTGTCTTTATCAGTGGATTTTGTTGTAGTGTTTTAAGATGGTCATGTTTGACAGTGTTCTTTCTATTGATAATCCCCTGTTAAATTATCTGTGTATGAATTAAAGGTATGGATATCTTACAACCTAGCCTTTCTGCTTGACTTAAACACAccattgtgaaaatatgtttactCAGAATAAACACTTGGTTGTTCCCCCTCTTCAACAATACTATActtataaaaataatgtaaacagttttcattttttttgagtAGTTATGCCAAACAAATAtataaagcattttttcagCTAAATTGCCAGTATGCAGCAGTTACTCAGGGTTCTTCTTGCATCTGATAGTTTTCCCTTCAACACAGTTGCTATCAGGAAGCCAGTCTAGGAAGTCCTGTGTTATGTAAAAGTTAATCCTCACATCAGATAGTAAAAAGAACCTGTCCAGATCCTTGTTTGTGACCCAATAAGCATGAAAATACACAATATAGTAGTGgctgtgttttgtggtcatgCCATCATTATAAACAAATCCCCCAATATAATAAAGAATTAGCAAAGTAGTAGAGTACTCACCCGTAATATAGCATAAGGCAGAGTCTTTATCTTTTTTGCTTCGATGTTTGCAATTGCCTATTGGTTTTCACTCATAATGTGTGCATATCTGTAGGACACCTTCCTTCCCCATGTGGAGTGCGGGACGGTAACTCTGATTGGAGCAACCACTGAGAACCCGTCCTTTCAGGTGAACGCTGCCCTGCTGAGCAGATGCAGAGTGCTGGTCCTGGAGAAGTTGTCTGTGGAAGCAATGGGCTTGATCCTGGACAGGGCTGTGGCCAGACTTGGGATCAAAATCCTGGGACATGATCCAGCAAATCCCAAAGATCAAGGCCAAACACATGGAAATGAGTAAGTGCTCCCCTGCTGCTCCTCACTGTAGTGTCACACATGACAACTCAAAATTCTTTAGTCAAGTGGGaggttttccctttttttctgttcctgGCTTAGTGGATTCAGTTCAGTAATATATGGGAGGCGTGTGCTAGTAGTTGATGGAGCCGCAGCAATCCCCTCACCTCTGATCTGGACTCATATGTTGACAGAGGAAATAGACTCGTAGACAGCTGTTTACTACTAGCAGCAGATGATGTGAGACGCGTGTCTAAACAATGTGATAGCTATGTTGTCTGGGATGCACTGAAGTCTGGGCCTGCAACACGTATTGAGATTAAAGGGTTAGGCAGCTAATTTGAGGTTTAGACTAGAGTGAAGCTGGCTTTTATCCTGGGTACATCACAATGGCAACAGACACTCTCCAGCAGAGGAGCAGGTTTAGTTCAGAGGTTTGGACCAAAATGTGTCAACAACTTAACATCTCTTCAAACCAGTCAGCTGTCTGGATGAATGAGTTGTTTCTATAAAATCCAGACATTGACAAAATTACTATActtacaataaaatgaaaagtcactttggggctgcacagtgacttggtggttagcactttcgtcttgcagctagaagattcccggttcatgtcccggccttcccgggatctttctgcatggagtttgcatgttctccctgtgcacacgtaggttttctccaggtactccagcttcctcccacagtccaaaaacatgatcAGGTtgattggtaattctaaattgtccttaggtgtgaatgtgagtgtgattgtttgtctctatatgtagccttgtgatagactggtgacctgtccagagtgtcccctgccttcacccgtaagtcagctgggataaactccagcccctctgcgaccctaatgaggattaagtggcgTGTAGATAATGCATGAATGGATGAAAAGTCACTTTGCATTCTatgatttttctcatttgcaGTGACATTTTTGAGAAGGAGAGCAATTAGGTATTGATTTGGCAACAATGCCGCCACATAGTTGTACATTTTCTGACTAGTTAAAAAGGAAAGAACTCTCactgtaacatttttatttgtgattcaatatatattaattttattcCTTAcatatatgttaaaaaaatttaacactGATACAGTATATCTGctatatattattgtttttaggACAAGTATTTTCATTGAACAAAAAGCCTTGGACACTATAGCCTACCTTTGTGACGGTGATGCAAGAACAGCACTTAACAGTCTCCAGCTGGCCGTTCAGGCTCAGGTGAGCTTGGCCCGACCAAAGGTGTCAGCCCAAAACGGTTCTCCTCAGGAGATACTGGTGACAGAGGAACATATCAAGGAGGGTCTCCAGAGGTCTCATATTCTCTATGATAAAGCTGGTAAGCTCACTCTACCTAGCTTGTGAATGTTACTGGTCTTATTATGCAAAGAAACTCCAGTGAACCTTGATTCTATTAAGTTTCTTTTATGGAAACTGGCTGACCTTTAGTGTAGATCACTGTACACCCGGCTGTGAATAATAATTCAGGTTTATAATACTATAACATATTCTTAAACCGTTTCTGCTCTGTCTTTTTCCAAACATCCTGCCTCATTTCAGACAAATCTGATATTCTGAAAATGCACTTCCACTccaactttatattttttttattgtagaaggaaaaaaaaagatctgcattttaaatttagtgtTCCAAGCTATTTTGCATACCAGCGTATTTATATATTGACAGTTTTGTCACAGACTGGACAAAAAGGTAAAAGCATGGTCCAATAGTAAATGCGCCAAGACAAGCACCAGATCAGGGCCAAGGGGTTGGAAACTCTGTTTTGAGTCACAGATTGAAGCACATTCCTGTTTACAATACACTTGAATCGATGAAGTGAAGCTGCAACTTCAAATTTCTTTGACTTTAAAACATTGGCAATAAAACCTGAGACAAAGGTTGTTTCAATAAAACAATAGGCATTTTAAAAGGATTATTTAGGGCATGTGTCAGACAGCACAATGACACATTGCCTCATATTTTACAAATCCACATCTTTAAAATTCTCTCAGTATAACACCTGCTATAATTCCTTCACCTAAATAACTTTATGCTTTGAGCTTAACAGCCGTATCACATTACTTTCCAATAACTGTGATCACAATGTCTTCATGTTGCTTTCATGTGAAAAGCATTGGGTGATAAGAGGGgagtaaaaaaatcaacaaagcaTGTAACCTGGGGTTATTTATATCCTTGCTCAAAGTTGATTAGGAGCACCATAGATATGTTCTGGTTTTTTGTAGAGCCCTCGAATTGCTGTAATTTGGTGTTTTCATAACTGACGGCTAACAAATACAGagattcagtgtttgttttgttctcttaGTTACAACTTCAGTACCATCAGCACTGTGTTTATTAATAGGTTGAGTTTTTCAAATCTACATACTGTAGTTTTAGCCGGTCATCTACGCCTTTTGCTGAGCATTCATGGATAACTGCCCTTGTAAGACTTGTTAGTCCTCCACGCTGCCCTGTTACA is from Amphiprion ocellaris isolate individual 3 ecotype Okinawa chromosome 10, ASM2253959v1, whole genome shotgun sequence and encodes:
- the wrnip1 gene encoding ATPase WRNIP1, with translation MASDMTDAAPDSVQCPVCFKDFTAGTINGHLDVCLLKSDTDSSPSTAHDSEPPVKKTRITAETAATTSSSSSSSMFSLFHTNKGKVSVQNERNGLFTSKQSPSGSGNKGVKRLLTEAELGAEPAKNQQLGQTVKAAHDLSPRTLFTVDKPLADTLRPNTLEEYFGQSKVVGQQTLLRSLLDSQEIPSLILWGPPGCGKTTLAHIIASNSKRKGTARFVTLSATSASVNDVRETIKQAQNELRLCKRKTILFIDEIHRFNKSQQDTFLPHVECGTVTLIGATTENPSFQVNAALLSRCRVLVLEKLSVEAMGLILDRAVARLGIKILGHDPANPKDQGQTHGNETSIFIEQKALDTIAYLCDGDARTALNSLQLAVQAQVSLARPKVSAQNGSPQEILVTEEHIKEGLQRSHILYDKAGEEHYNCISALHKSMRGSHENASLYWLGRMLEGGENPLYVARRLVRFASEDVGLADPSALPQAVSAFQACHFIGMPECEVILAQCVVYLARAPKSVEIYQAYDNVKACLRKHKGPLPPVPLHLRNAPTKLMKQLGYAKGYKYNPAFSHPVEQEYLPEELRDINFFKWTPADP